In Turicibacter sanguinis, a genomic segment contains:
- the tsf gene encoding translation elongation factor Ts, which produces MAITAAMVKELREKTSAGMMDCKKALVETNGDMSAAIDWLRERGISKAAKKSDRVAAEGLCSVAIDGNTAVIFELNSETDFVAKNEQFLTLLDKLGKILVANKPASVEAALEIAVDGVTVNEMLIEATSTIGEKITLRRLTVVEKADNEFFGSYLHMGGRIAALTVVEGKEEVAKDAAMHAAAINPQYLTQSEVPAEVVTKEREILTQEALNEGKPANIVEKMVEGRIRKFLADVCMLEQPFVKDGDLTVAKWAANNGSTIKLFVRLEVGEGIEKVVTNFAEEVMSQVRA; this is translated from the coding sequence ATGGCAATTACAGCAGCTATGGTTAAAGAATTACGTGAAAAAACTAGTGCAGGTATGATGGATTGTAAAAAAGCATTAGTAGAAACAAATGGAGATATGTCAGCTGCAATCGATTGGTTACGTGAGCGCGGAATCTCTAAAGCAGCTAAAAAATCTGATCGTGTTGCAGCTGAAGGATTATGTTCAGTAGCTATCGATGGAAATACAGCAGTTATTTTCGAATTAAACTCTGAAACAGACTTCGTTGCTAAAAATGAGCAATTCTTAACTTTATTAGATAAATTAGGAAAAATCTTAGTAGCTAACAAACCAGCTTCAGTTGAAGCAGCATTAGAAATCGCTGTTGATGGAGTAACAGTTAACGAAATGTTAATCGAAGCAACTTCAACAATCGGAGAAAAAATCACTTTACGTCGTTTAACAGTTGTTGAAAAAGCAGATAATGAATTCTTCGGATCTTACTTACACATGGGTGGACGTATTGCTGCGTTAACAGTAGTTGAAGGTAAAGAAGAAGTAGCTAAAGATGCTGCAATGCATGCTGCTGCAATCAACCCTCAATACTTAACACAATCAGAAGTTCCAGCTGAAGTTGTTACTAAAGAACGTGAAATCTTAACTCAAGAAGCATTAAATGAAGGAAAACCAGCTAACATCGTTGAAAAAATGGTTGAAGGTCGTATCCGTAAATTCTTAGCAGACGTTTGTATGTTAGAACAACCATTCGTTAAAGATGGAGATTTAACAGTTGCTAAATGGGCTGCAAACAACGGATCAACTATCAAATTATTCGTTCGTTTAGAAGTTGGAGAAGGAATCGAGAAAGTGGTTACTAACTTCGCAGAAGAAGTAATGAGCCAAGTTCGCGCATAA